tattactactactactactactactactactactattctcccTCCTACAGGTGTCCGCGTCGTACCTGCTACCCCTTCTACTGGCTGGAGTGGTCGTGTCCCTCCCCCAGTATAGCTACCAgccccccgccacccccaccgGCCTCTACACCACCCCCACGCAGGCCCCCGTCCGCcgcccccttccaccaccaccgccccccacCTCCCTCTACACCGCCCCCCAGGCCACCCAGCTTCGTCCTCAGGCTAGGGTGAGTGAGAGACAttatctttccatcttcttcgcctttgttttccttctactcctcctcctccttctcattctcattctccccaTGTCTTATGtcgtttttatctcttcctcctcctcctcctcctccttctcctcctactccatattctcctcttttctctccaaccttcctctctgtctttcttccatAACTCCTAACTTCTCTCTCCTAACTTCTCCTTTTAACTTCTGTCTCTTAACTCTTCCCCCTATCCTTATCCCAAATGCTTCCTCCCTCTAAGCTTcctcacatatttttttctttagctctttttcttttaactcctctctctaacttttcttctttacctttcctaaccttttaCCTTAACGCTTGTCCCTAACttgtctttctttaccttccttccctatccttttatTCTTACCCATCTCCCTAACTTGccctatttatcttccttccctaaccttccctaatctTCTATTctaactcctctttttttcctttttcctcttaacttcattctcttacctccctttcctcctgtaaATACTCAACCTTACCATCTTATTTAACGCCTCAcattctgctctccctccctacaGCCATCTCCCGGCCCGGCCATGGAGGGTATGCCGTACGACTTCCAGTACGGCGTGCAAGACCCTGAGAGCGGGAACGCCTTCAGTCACGTAGAGAACAGCGACGGACGGACGACCCAGGGGGAGTACCGCGTCCTCCTCCCCGACGGTCGTACCCAGGTGAggcgtagtcgtagtagtagtagtagaagtagtagtagtagtagtagtaaggattATCGTTATACTCGTCAAAAACCCAGACTATTGTTTTTTTATGATTCTAATTTTCTGATGCCACAAAGTCAAGCTACATATGGATTTTATGACCAGTTGGATACAGATTATAAATGGCCTTTTGGGGTAAATCAGTGATCTTTATCCATCTTGTTGGGCTCGTGGCGAAATGAAGCATCAGGGAACGTGTAGAAGCTTAAGTTGATCAGTGAAATATTTTGTTGTcttatttttgttgattttttggtttggtttgttATGAGTGGCCTCTGTTCGGCTTGGCTTTTCTTATGCTTGATTTGCGGTTCTTGGCTTGACTCAcggttcttggtcttcttcttcggTGTTCAAAAGGTTCTTCAAGTTGTGTTTTGGTTGTTCTTCTTCAGTCACTCTCACGCCTTCTGTATATCCTCCTCAAttacctctccttattcctcctcctctgttctctacctctgcttcctcctctgtctcctcctctacGGTTCTTCAAGTTGTGTTTTGGTTGTAGTTCTTTACCCACTTTCACGCGTTCTCTATAGCCGCCTCAAttacctctccttattcctcctcctctgcttcctcctctgatctctacctctgcttcctcttctgtctcctcctctgcctcttcctctacctcttcttctggctctctctcctctcctctagctgcctcttcctctcttttcctcagcCCTCTactctaacctcctcctctttagccttggtcacctctcctctttactcctcctcctcctcctctctcttcttcctcttttttcttctttttttcctcttcttgtgacCCATATCGCTCCTTaggtccaccgcctcctccagctcctccccccccccctccatcacctctccccattacccctctcctcccctctcaggTGGTGACCTTCTACGACAACGGCGGGGGCTTCAACGCCGATGTCACGTACGTCTAGAGTGACCCTTCGTGACCTCTGCCCAAATCACGTGCCCCACCTTGACCTCCCGCCCCACCGCCAACTAGTTCCTATTCTTCCTGCGCCTCTTCCGTCCATCCTACGTTTATTTTATTCGTGGATTTTCTTACCTGGATCAATCACACCTGTTCACCCCCCCCCGGAATGCCCCCcacctacccccctccctccgaTCTCTCCCAAATgcatcacccctccccttccccctccatctgattcctcttcacccctttctcttcgcccctcccctcgccccttcCTCGCCCCGTTACGGTGACTCGGTGTTGAAGGCTGAAGAAGAACtacaagaagggagggaaagtgtctcctccccctcccccccttccaccctccctttgtacccctccttcccctccgcccTGGATTCTCAGTTTCGccgcctctttttcttcgttttaagtTAGATGGAAGTGAATTATAAGTGTCAATAAAAAACAGCATGAATGTCGAGGTTGTCTTTGTccatgagtgtgtttgtgtgggtcaCGAATGAGGCTACTTTCACTCGGGGCCACTTAGCAGCGTTGCAGACGGATTTGAGTGGTTGCCTCCGCCGCCTGtagcgaccacaaaaagtagctgCTTGccacgatacatggcattcagTGGGAGctttcacacgtagctgcagcaACGCCACTTTTTAGCGCGAATGTAGCGCCGCTAGTGCCCGACTCATTTTGTAACATCGCTGTTGAGAAGCACTGTTAATATTGAGTCGGGCGTTAGCAAGGCCACCGACGCGCGTTAGCAGGGCCACCGacgacgtagtagtagtagtagtagtagcagtagtagtagtagtagtagtagtagtagtagtagtagtagtagtagtagcagtagtagtagtagcaatagtagcagtagtagtagtagtagtagtagtagtagttattttttatattgttttctatttatATTGTTGCTGTCATTGCTGTtcctttgttgtttgtgttgataCTGTtttctgctgttgctgttgctgctgtcaaAGAAAAAATGAGGTAAGGTTACTATACGTCCAGATATTCccagatgttattttttttcttttttacgtctcAAATCACGTCTCAAAGGTAATCGGAAAATATTGAAAtgtttgtattttgttatttatttgttactgagagagagagagagagagagagagagagcattgaaaACGGGAAAAATATGAGATCCAGGAAAAGACAgacatggaaataaaaaaaaatacaaagataaaaaaatacagagaaagaaaaaagattgcAGCTCAGTGGACTAAAGAATATAGACACATGGAAcagcctcccccatccccccccccctgaaaagtaaaaaaaaaaaaaaagcaacaaaatttTTAACA
This genomic interval from Eriocheir sinensis breed Jianghai 21 chromosome 41, ASM2467909v1, whole genome shotgun sequence contains the following:
- the LOC127009589 gene encoding pro-resilin-like, whose product is MIKVSASYLLPLLLAGVVVSLPQYSYQPPATPTGLYTTPTQAPVRRPLPPPPPPTSLYTAPQATQLRPQARPSPGPAMEGMPYDFQYGVQDPESGNAFSHVENSDGRTTQGEYRVLLPDGRTQVVTFYDNGGGFNADVTYV